One segment of Bradyrhizobium sp. WD16 DNA contains the following:
- a CDS encoding response regulator transcription factor, with amino-acid sequence MPEPIHPLRILIVDDHPVVVAGCRSMFAAESNVELTAAENEKNGHQAYLDRRPDVTIIDINLPDLSGFELLRRIRKDDPSARIVIFSMNDEPAFVVRAIELGAMGYVSKSDDPQLLVDAVRAVAAGNNFIPAPLAQAVTFSSAAVRANPASQLTPRELEILRLLSRGSKIVEIAEALDISYKTVANTTSLLKQKLGARSHSDLIRVAVEIGLN; translated from the coding sequence ATGCCCGAACCCATTCATCCCCTGCGAATTTTGATTGTCGACGACCACCCCGTGGTCGTCGCCGGCTGCCGGTCGATGTTCGCGGCCGAATCCAATGTCGAACTGACGGCCGCAGAAAACGAGAAAAATGGCCATCAGGCCTATCTGGATCGACGGCCGGATGTCACGATCATCGACATCAACCTGCCCGATCTGTCCGGCTTCGAGCTGCTGCGGCGGATCCGAAAGGACGATCCTTCCGCGCGTATCGTGATCTTCAGCATGAATGACGAACCCGCTTTCGTCGTCCGCGCGATCGAACTTGGCGCCATGGGCTATGTCTCGAAGAGCGATGATCCGCAGCTTCTCGTCGATGCGGTCCGCGCGGTGGCGGCGGGGAATAATTTCATCCCGGCCCCCCTTGCCCAGGCGGTGACGTTCTCGAGCGCTGCGGTGCGTGCCAATCCGGCGTCGCAACTCACCCCCCGCGAGCTGGAGATCCTGCGCCTGCTCTCGCGCGGCAGCAAGATCGTCGAGATCGCGGAAGCCTTGGATATCTCCTACAAGACCGTCGCCAACACCACGTCCTTGTTGAAGCAGAAGCTGGGGGCGCGGAGCCATTCCGATCTGATTCGGGTGGCGGTTGAGATCGGGCTTAACTGA
- a CDS encoding EAL domain-containing protein, with the protein MLLVSRHFDQQFDDLQAVLRQAADALSGFGGNGDDRRRALASEETHALLKSKTHGFGDVTSINVYDATGKHVNSSDAWPVPRFGIEDRNYFKEHRQAVGESPTDVEVAKSRVTGSWSLIFSRRITGSNGEFLGVVTRSVTSAEIESFFASVTLGDKSSIVMYHRDGTMAARHPPGEGLIGRNFAGAPLLGLAARTGRSAGVARVKSPIDAQSRIGAVINLANHPLLIAATTTVDAALADWRHQTRSLIVAAGSSALIISAMLYLIVRHISRQHVRSRQRLALEKQRLDTAVNNMSHGLLLFDASGRLIVCNHRYLDMFGLSDDVVKPGCTLRELLMHRKTRGGFESSIDEHLGEFWTNLARGIRWQSEIEIGDSTMLFVYTPVAEGGWVTTVEDITERKRSANRIEHLAHYDALTDLPNRTLFRERLESQLANMAAGQCAVLYIDVDEFKSINDALGHPAGDELLKVLAGRLRNSVGENGFVARLGGDEFAIVQTGITRRGDVVALVNCVHEAIRWPCDCLGHQISTDASIGIAIAPGDGTDLDQLLKHADLAMYAAKSDGRRTHRLFEPVMDEKIRLRQQLEQDLRQLVNTGDFASGGFEVYYQPLVALRNDEVTGCEALLRWRHPQRGPISPGEFIPLAEDTGMIAQLGDWVLATACSEAVSWPKGVKVAVNVSPVQFRSRTLPLSVAAALGSSGLAADRLELEITEAVLIDDVGAARDALNQLRALGVRTALDDFGTGYSSLSYLQSFPFDKIKIDRCFINEIVDTDGSSSIVQAVVTIAASRRMITTAEGVETEIQRDRLRELGCTEMQGFLFSPPLPAEALRKLLLRHRIAAA; encoded by the coding sequence GTGTTGCTGGTGTCGCGACACTTCGACCAGCAGTTCGACGATCTCCAGGCCGTGCTCAGGCAAGCAGCCGACGCGCTCTCCGGGTTTGGCGGCAACGGCGACGACCGCCGCCGCGCCCTCGCCTCTGAAGAGACCCATGCTCTCCTCAAGTCCAAGACTCATGGCTTCGGCGATGTCACCAGCATCAACGTATATGATGCTACCGGCAAGCATGTGAACTCGTCCGACGCGTGGCCGGTCCCTCGCTTCGGTATCGAAGACCGCAATTATTTCAAAGAGCACAGGCAAGCCGTCGGAGAGTCCCCAACCGACGTCGAAGTCGCGAAAAGCCGGGTGACGGGCTCCTGGAGCCTGATCTTTTCCCGACGCATCACCGGGTCAAACGGCGAGTTTCTCGGTGTAGTCACCCGCTCGGTGACGTCGGCGGAGATTGAAAGCTTCTTTGCCTCGGTGACGCTCGGCGACAAGTCATCGATCGTAATGTACCATCGCGACGGCACCATGGCCGCCCGACATCCGCCGGGAGAGGGCCTGATCGGACGCAATTTCGCTGGCGCTCCCCTGCTCGGGCTCGCTGCCCGAACCGGACGATCCGCCGGGGTCGCTCGGGTGAAGAGCCCGATCGACGCTCAGAGCCGGATCGGCGCCGTCATCAATCTCGCTAACCATCCATTATTGATCGCAGCCACGACCACCGTCGATGCCGCGCTCGCCGACTGGCGCCACCAGACCCGCAGTCTCATCGTGGCCGCCGGCTCGTCTGCCCTGATCATCTCCGCCATGCTTTACCTGATCGTACGGCATATCTCGCGGCAGCATGTACGCAGCCGTCAGCGCCTCGCGCTCGAGAAGCAGCGTCTGGATACGGCTGTCAACAACATGAGCCATGGACTTCTGTTGTTCGACGCGAGCGGACGACTGATCGTCTGCAACCACCGCTACCTCGACATGTTCGGCCTGTCGGACGACGTGGTGAAACCCGGCTGCACGCTGCGCGAATTGCTCATGCACCGCAAGACCCGCGGCGGTTTCGAGTCCAGCATCGACGAACACCTTGGGGAATTCTGGACCAACCTTGCCCGCGGTATCCGCTGGCAATCGGAAATCGAAATCGGCGACTCGACGATGCTGTTCGTCTACACGCCAGTGGCGGAGGGCGGCTGGGTGACGACGGTGGAGGACATCACCGAACGGAAGCGAAGCGCGAACCGGATCGAACATCTGGCGCATTACGACGCGCTCACCGACCTGCCCAATCGCACACTGTTCCGCGAGCGGCTGGAATCTCAGCTCGCGAATATGGCTGCCGGACAATGCGCAGTTCTCTACATCGATGTCGACGAATTCAAGAGCATCAATGACGCGCTCGGCCATCCGGCGGGAGACGAATTGCTCAAAGTCCTGGCCGGACGACTGAGAAACAGCGTCGGCGAGAATGGCTTCGTCGCCCGGCTCGGCGGTGACGAATTCGCCATCGTCCAGACCGGGATCACCCGCCGGGGCGATGTCGTGGCGCTGGTCAACTGCGTCCACGAGGCCATCCGCTGGCCTTGCGATTGTCTGGGCCACCAGATTTCCACCGACGCCAGCATCGGTATCGCTATCGCGCCGGGTGACGGCACCGACCTCGACCAGCTGCTCAAACACGCCGATCTCGCGATGTATGCAGCCAAATCCGACGGTCGGCGTACGCACCGGCTCTTCGAACCCGTCATGGACGAAAAGATAAGGCTCCGCCAGCAGCTCGAGCAGGACCTGCGCCAGCTTGTAAACACCGGCGACTTCGCCTCGGGCGGTTTCGAAGTCTACTATCAGCCGCTGGTCGCGCTGCGTAATGACGAAGTCACCGGTTGCGAAGCCCTGCTGCGCTGGAGGCATCCTCAGCGCGGTCCGATATCGCCCGGCGAGTTCATTCCCCTCGCCGAAGATACCGGCATGATCGCGCAACTTGGCGACTGGGTCCTCGCCACCGCCTGCTCCGAAGCAGTCTCCTGGCCCAAGGGCGTCAAGGTAGCGGTGAATGTTTCTCCGGTCCAATTCCGCAGCCGAACCCTGCCCCTGTCTGTCGCTGCAGCCCTCGGCTCTTCCGGTCTGGCCGCCGACCGTCTCGAACTCGAAATCACCGAGGCCGTTCTGATCGACGACGTGGGAGCAGCGCGTGACGCACTCAACCAGCTCCGGGCACTGGGGGTCCGTACCGCTCTCGACGACTTCGGGACGGGCTATTCCTCGCTCAGCTACCTGCAGAGTTTTCCGTTCGACAAGATCAAGATCGATCGCTGCTTCATCAACGAAATCGTCGATACTGACGGTTCGTCATCGATCGTCCAGGCCGTCGTGACCATCGCGGCTTCACGCCGGATGATCACCACGGCCGAGGGAGTCGAGACCGAGATTCAGCGCGACCGGCTGCGAGAACTCGGCTGCACCGAGATGCAGGGCTTTCTGTTCAGCCCACCGCTGCCTGCGGAGGCTCTCCGCAAGCTTCTGCTGCGCCATCGGATCGCTGCGGCCTGA
- the ltrA gene encoding group II intron reverse transcriptase/maturase, producing MFEAMSMWRALHQMPAQAGRSGVGRGEAACGSGSDEARRPRHEPKGTGSALLLAALARENLQRAWKRVRANKGVAGVDGLVIDQTAAQLRTAWPAIREQLLSGAYRPSPVRRVAIPKPEGGERELGIPTVTDRLIQQALLQVLQPILDPTFSEHSYGFRPGRSAHDAVLAAQSYVQSGRRIVVDVDLEKFFDRVDHDILIDRLQKRIGDTGVIRLIRAYLNSGIMGDGVVRKRTMGTPQGGPLSPLLANVLLDEVDKALERRGHCFVRYADDANVYVRSRRAGDRVMALLRRLYGKLHLTVNETKSTVASVFGRKFLGYSLWVAPGGVIKRKVADKPLRTFKQRIRQLTCRSGGRSMQDVVDRLRPYVLGWKAYFRLAQTPRVWRELDQWLRHRLRAIQLKQWKRGTTMHRELLALGARPDVARKVAANSRRWWRNSGMLLNAVLTLNWSDRLGLPRLS from the coding sequence GTGTTCGAGGCCATGTCGATGTGGCGAGCATTGCATCAGATGCCTGCGCAAGCAGGGCGGTCCGGGGTAGGACGCGGTGAAGCCGCGTGTGGCTCGGGCAGCGATGAAGCTCGTCGCCCGCGGCATGAACCGAAGGGCACAGGGTCGGCGCTGCTTTTGGCGGCTCTGGCGAGAGAGAACCTGCAACGGGCGTGGAAGCGGGTGCGGGCCAACAAAGGCGTAGCCGGTGTGGACGGTCTGGTCATTGACCAGACCGCCGCGCAGCTGCGTACGGCGTGGCCGGCGATCCGCGAGCAACTGTTGTCGGGGGCGTACCGGCCCAGTCCGGTGCGACGGGTGGCGATCCCCAAGCCCGAGGGCGGCGAGCGTGAGCTCGGCATCCCGACGGTGACGGATCGTCTGATCCAGCAGGCGCTGCTGCAAGTGCTGCAGCCCATTCTTGATCCGACCTTCAGCGAGCACAGCTACGGCTTCCGGCCGGGCCGAAGCGCGCATGACGCCGTCCTTGCGGCGCAGTCATACGTGCAATCGGGCCGCCGGATCGTGGTGGACGTCGACCTGGAAAAGTTCTTTGACCGGGTCGATCACGACATCCTCATCGACCGCCTTCAGAAACGGATCGGGGACACCGGGGTCATCCGGCTGATCCGGGCGTATCTGAACAGCGGGATCATGGGCGATGGCGTGGTCCGGAAGCGAACGATGGGGACGCCGCAAGGCGGGCCGCTATCGCCGCTGCTGGCCAACGTTCTGCTCGATGAAGTGGACAAGGCGCTGGAACGTCGGGGCCATTGCTTCGTGCGCTACGCCGACGATGCGAACGTCTACGTTCGCAGCCGCCGGGCGGGTGACCGGGTGATGGCGCTGCTTCGGCGGCTCTACGGCAAGCTGCACTTGACGGTCAACGAGACCAAAAGCACAGTGGCCAGCGTGTTTGGTCGCAAGTTCCTGGGCTACAGCCTTTGGGTAGCCCCGGGCGGCGTGATCAAACGCAAGGTCGCCGACAAGCCGCTGAGGACGTTCAAGCAGCGCATCCGGCAACTGACCTGCCGCAGTGGCGGGCGCAGCATGCAGGATGTGGTGGATCGTCTGCGGCCCTATGTCCTGGGTTGGAAGGCGTACTTCCGGCTGGCGCAAACCCCACGGGTCTGGCGAGAGCTGGACCAGTGGCTGCGTCACCGGCTGCGCGCCATCCAGCTCAAGCAGTGGAAGCGCGGTACGACCATGCACAGGGAACTGCTGGCGCTGGGAGCCAGGCCTGACGTTGCGCGAAAGGTGGCGGCGAACAGCCGTCGCTGGTGGCGCAACAGCGGCATGCTCCTCAACGCCGTGCTAACCCTGAACTGGTCGGACCGGTTGGGACTGCCCCGTCTCTCATGA
- a CDS encoding DUF1236 domain-containing protein → MFLLLRSRSRSKQPSGRGTVPLPSQVFRAEACPGHEVSREDGVHNYRYSVINDRPVLVEPRTHRIVEVVD, encoded by the coding sequence GTGTTCCTTCTCCTGCGATCGCGCTCAAGGAGCAAACAACCGTCGGGGCGCGGCACCGTTCCGCTTCCTTCCCAAGTATTCCGCGCCGAAGCGTGCCCGGGTCACGAGGTCTCCCGGGAAGATGGCGTCCACAACTATCGCTACTCCGTCATCAACGACCGGCCAGTGCTCGTCGAGCCCCGTACGCATCGCATCGTCGAAGTGGTCGACTAA
- a CDS encoding Do family serine endopeptidase: MERHEGGRRGPLLRARKVTLMTGAAAVLGLAIAGAGPARFDVFAAPAYAQVSNDMAKAAQPVGFADIVERVKPSVISVKVRIGRADDAVADGSPVERFFQQFGDSGVPGRPPGLHGPRGGGGVMMGQGSGFFISPDGYAVTNNHVVEGADKVEVTTGDGTTYTAKVIGTDKRTDLALIKVEGGSNFACAKFSDSKPRIGDWVLAVGNPFGLGGTVTAGIVSANGRDIGNGPYDNFIQIDAPVNKGNSGGPAFNMLGDVIGVNTAIYSPSGGSVGIAFSIPASTVKTVVAQLKDKGVVTRGWIGVQVQPVTQEIADSIGLKKATGALVADPQTNSPAAKVGIVAGDVITAVDGQSIKDARELARTIAGYVPGNTVKLDLVHNGQSKIVDVTLGKLPDQQQANADLNEGGGGSAELPHLGLSVAPAAEVAGAGKRGVVITDVDPAGVAADHGIKRGDIIVDVGGQAVESARDLRHALDVAKHDSKKSVLMRVRTGDASHFVAVPLTTGQG; the protein is encoded by the coding sequence ATGGAGCGCCATGAGGGCGGACGGCGCGGACCGCTGCTGCGCGCGCGAAAAGTGACGCTGATGACCGGCGCTGCCGCCGTGCTCGGCCTTGCAATTGCCGGCGCCGGTCCGGCGCGGTTCGATGTCTTTGCTGCGCCGGCATACGCGCAGGTCTCGAACGACATGGCTAAGGCGGCACAGCCGGTGGGCTTCGCCGACATCGTGGAGCGCGTGAAGCCCTCGGTCATTTCGGTCAAAGTCCGGATCGGCCGTGCCGACGATGCCGTGGCGGACGGCTCCCCGGTGGAGCGCTTCTTCCAGCAATTTGGTGACAGTGGTGTGCCCGGCCGGCCGCCAGGACTGCACGGACCTCGCGGCGGCGGTGGCGTGATGATGGGCCAGGGCTCCGGCTTCTTTATTTCACCGGATGGCTATGCGGTGACAAACAACCACGTCGTTGAGGGGGCCGACAAAGTCGAGGTCACCACGGGTGATGGCACGACGTATACGGCGAAGGTGATCGGAACCGACAAGCGAACGGACCTCGCGCTGATCAAGGTTGAAGGTGGTTCCAACTTTGCCTGTGCCAAATTCTCCGACAGCAAGCCGCGGATCGGAGACTGGGTCCTTGCGGTCGGCAATCCGTTCGGGCTTGGCGGAACTGTGACTGCGGGTATCGTTTCGGCCAACGGTCGGGATATCGGAAATGGTCCCTATGATAACTTCATCCAGATCGACGCTCCGGTGAACAAGGGCAATTCCGGCGGTCCGGCGTTCAATATGCTGGGTGACGTCATCGGCGTGAATACTGCGATCTATTCGCCCTCCGGAGGCAGCGTCGGCATCGCCTTCTCTATTCCGGCGTCCACGGTCAAGACGGTGGTGGCCCAGCTCAAGGATAAGGGTGTCGTGACGCGCGGCTGGATCGGGGTTCAGGTTCAGCCGGTCACTCAGGAAATCGCAGACAGCATCGGCCTGAAGAAGGCGACCGGTGCCCTGGTTGCCGATCCTCAGACGAACAGCCCCGCGGCAAAGGTCGGGATCGTGGCCGGCGACGTGATTACGGCGGTCGACGGCCAATCGATCAAGGATGCGCGTGAGCTTGCACGCACGATCGCCGGCTATGTGCCCGGGAATACGGTCAAGCTCGATCTCGTCCATAACGGTCAATCCAAGATCGTCGATGTCACGTTGGGCAAGCTGCCGGACCAGCAGCAGGCCAACGCCGATCTCAATGAGGGGGGCGGCGGGAGCGCCGAACTGCCCCACCTCGGTCTTTCAGTCGCGCCGGCTGCCGAGGTGGCGGGAGCCGGAAAGCGTGGCGTCGTCATCACCGACGTTGACCCGGCTGGTGTCGCGGCCGACCACGGCATCAAGCGCGGTGACATCATTGTCGACGTCGGCGGCCAAGCCGTGGAGAGCGCTCGGGATCTGCGTCATGCGCTCGACGTGGCGAAGCACGACAGCAAGAAGAGCGTTCTGATGCGCGTTCGTACTGGTGACGCGTCTCACTTTGTCGCAGTTCCACTGACCACTGGCCAGGGCTGA